The following proteins are encoded in a genomic region of Gossypium hirsutum isolate 1008001.06 chromosome D05, Gossypium_hirsutum_v2.1, whole genome shotgun sequence:
- the LOC107903205 gene encoding glutaredoxin-C9 isoform X1, whose translation MQVTNKTGIRMASNIGIETEASATTMMLDNPYKIVRQLASTNAVVLFSMSGCCMCTVAKRLLFGLGVGPTIIELDHHGAGPDIQAVLFQLVADGRQPVPAVFVGGKFLGGIETLMACHINGTLVPLLKEAGALWL comes from the coding sequence ATGCAGGTGACAAACAAAACTGGGATTCGGATGGCAAGCAACATAGGGATAGAAACcgaggcatcagcaacaacgatGATGCTTGACAATCCATACAAGATAGTGAGGCAGCTGGCTTCCACAAACGCAGTAGTTCTGTTCAGCATGAGTGGCTGTTGCATGTGCACTGTGGCTAAACGCCTCCTCTTCGGCCTCGGCGTTGGTCCCACCATCATCGAGCTTGATCACCATGGAGCCGGTCCTGATATCCAAGCCGTCCTCTTCCAGCTCGTCGCTGATGGTCGACAGCCTGTCCCTGCCGTGTTTGTGGGTGGCAAGTTCCTTGGTGGCATTGAAACCCTCATGGCTTGCCACATCAATGGCACATTGGTCCCTCTCCTCAAAGAAGCTGGTGCACTTTGGCTCTGA
- the LOC107905976 gene encoding endoplasmic reticulum oxidoreductin-1, which translates to MVESEVKKIKKGDKMKWRWVIGAFTTILLAIALASRSTPKIPFKSGQFSKSCHCPQDKHRYSGIVEDCCCDYETVDHLNEEVLHPLLQDLVKTPFFRYFKVKLWCNCPFWPDDGMCRLRDCSVCECPENEFPELFKKPYHHGLPSDDLKCQEGKPQAAVDRTLDSKAFRGWTETDNPWTYDDETDNSEMTYVNLQLNPERYTGYTGPSARRIWDAVYSENCPKYPAEELCQEEKILYKLISGLHSSISIHIASDYLLDEATNLWGHNLDLMYNRVLRYPNRVQNLYFTFLFVLRAVTKAADYLEQAEYDTGNPTEDLKTHSLMRQLLYNPKLQAACPLPFDEAKLWKGQRGPELKQKIQAQFKNISALMDCVGCEKCRLWGKLQVLGLGTALKILFSVNGEDHSHQTLELQRNEVIALINLLNRLSESIKFVHEMGAAAEKLNEGTVTSTRLNSLVQQAWASIVKT; encoded by the exons ATGGTGGAATCAGAGGTAAAGAAGATCAAGAAGGGGGATAAAATGAAGTGGAGATGGGTGATCGGAGCTTTCACTACGATTCTCCTTGCTATCGCTTTGGCTTCAAGAAGTACACCAAAGATCCCTTTTAAATCTGGACAGTTTAGCAAGTCTTGTCATTGTCCTCAG GACAAACACAGGTATAGTGGGATTGTAGAGGATTGTTGTTGTGATTATGAGACTGTTGACCATCTTAACGAGGAAGTATTACATCCATTACTTCAGGATCTTGTTAAAACTCCATTTTTTCGGTATTTCAAG GTTAAATTGTGGTGTAACTGTCCATTTTGGCCTGATGATGGTATGTGCCGTTTGCGGGATTGTAGTGTTTGTGAATGTCCAGAAAATGAATTCCCTGAATTATTTAAGAAGCCCTACCATCATGGCCTTCCATCAGATGACCTTAAGTGCCAAGAAGGAAAGCCGCAGGCTGCTGTTGACCGCACACTAGATAGTAAGGCTTTTAGGGGGTGGACAGAAACAGATAACCCCTGGACATATGATGATGAGACTGATAATT CTGAGATGACATATGTGAACCTTCAACTGAACCCAGAGCGCTACACTGGCTACACTGGTCCATCAGCCAGAAGAATATGGGATGCTGTCTACTCGGAGAACTGTCCCAAAT ATCCAGCTGAAGAATTGTGCCAAGAGGAAAAAATACTTTACAAATTGATTTCTGGCCTTCACTCATCTATTTCGATCCATATAGCTTCTGATTATCTACTTGATGAAGCCACAAACTTG TGGGGACATAATCTTGACTTAATGTATAATCGGGTTTTAAGATATCCAAATCGTGTGCAGAACTTATACTTCACATTCCTCTTTGTGCTTCGAGCTGTGACAAAG GCAGCTGATTACTTGGAACAAGCTGAATACGATACCGGTAATCCAACCGAGGACTTAAAAACACATTCCCTAATGAGACAGCTACTTTATAATCCAAAATTGCAAGCTGCATGCCCACTTCCATTTGATGAAGCTAAATTATGGAAAGGACAAAGAGGACCTGAACTGAAGCAGAAAATACAAGCTCAATTCAAAAATATCAG TGCGTTGATGGACTGTGTAGGGTGTGAGAAATGTCGACTTTGGGGAAAGCTTCAGGTTCTTGGTCTTGGAACTGCATTGAAGATACTTTTCTCTGTTAATGGTGAAGATCACTCGCATCAGACA TTGGAGTTGCAACGGAACGAAGTGATTGCCCTGATTAATCTACTCAATCGACTATCCGAGTCTATAAAATTTGTCCATGAAATGGGAGCAGCAGCTGAAAAACTCAATGAAGGAACAGTAACTTCTACTAGGTTGAACAGCCTGGTGCAACAGGCATGGGCGTCGATCGTTAAGACATAG
- the LOC107903205 gene encoding glutaredoxin-C9 isoform X2, translating into MASNIGIETEASATTMMLDNPYKIVRQLASTNAVVLFSMSGCCMCTVAKRLLFGLGVGPTIIELDHHGAGPDIQAVLFQLVADGRQPVPAVFVGGKFLGGIETLMACHINGTLVPLLKEAGALWL; encoded by the coding sequence ATGGCAAGCAACATAGGGATAGAAACcgaggcatcagcaacaacgatGATGCTTGACAATCCATACAAGATAGTGAGGCAGCTGGCTTCCACAAACGCAGTAGTTCTGTTCAGCATGAGTGGCTGTTGCATGTGCACTGTGGCTAAACGCCTCCTCTTCGGCCTCGGCGTTGGTCCCACCATCATCGAGCTTGATCACCATGGAGCCGGTCCTGATATCCAAGCCGTCCTCTTCCAGCTCGTCGCTGATGGTCGACAGCCTGTCCCTGCCGTGTTTGTGGGTGGCAAGTTCCTTGGTGGCATTGAAACCCTCATGGCTTGCCACATCAATGGCACATTGGTCCCTCTCCTCAAAGAAGCTGGTGCACTTTGGCTCTGA